A region of Actinobacillus porcitonsillarum DNA encodes the following proteins:
- the selB gene encoding selenocysteine-specific translation elongation factor — translation MIVVTAGHVDHGKTSLLQALTGTHTAHLPEEKKRGLTIDLGYAYLPITDTEGKQDILGFIDVPGHQKFLSNMLAGVGGIQHALLVISAEEGIKPQTEEHLEILKLLNFQHIMVVITKADRAEENQIQQLIEKVKQTYAFLAQSPFFITSATTLQGIESLKQHLIDLNQHSQAENKPFRYAIDRVFNIKGAGLVVTGTAVSGKVKIGDEIFLSNGQKVRIKGIHAQNHEAEIGFGGQRLALNIAGVEKEQIKRGDWLCERLPQYASERVTVTFTANQMVKENSVVHLYHFASHITGKLNLLNRKQAVKNQQCFAEIILDEPLHIATSDKLILRSGDDSQTLGGATVLEIHSPKRHKRTEQRLALVEKLAKTTACEHFRQRVELYLQQKAVPTDFLLWAEQCFLEDVAPLGFQLSSKWIFTAAFKQQIQQRILDKMAEYHENHQDQLGLTKARLYRIAALEQPEPLVYQFIDELVEAKQLTQTRGWLHLPEHRIEFNPQELQIWQQIRPLFEATNQALWVRDIATELSVDETEMRNLLYKAGKLGYLIPIVKDRFLLSEQITAFAHFIRQFIAEHGAISVNQLRDEIQYGRKLTVQLIEYFDRSGFLRRKGNIHLLRDTESFS, via the coding sequence ATGATTGTAGTTACCGCAGGACACGTTGATCACGGTAAAACCTCTTTATTACAGGCATTAACCGGCACACACACCGCCCATTTACCTGAAGAAAAGAAACGGGGTTTAACCATTGATTTAGGTTATGCCTATTTACCGATTACCGATACAGAAGGAAAACAGGATATTTTGGGCTTTATTGACGTTCCGGGCCATCAAAAATTCTTATCGAATATGCTAGCCGGCGTGGGCGGCATTCAACACGCCTTATTAGTGATTTCTGCGGAAGAAGGGATCAAACCACAAACTGAAGAACATTTGGAAATTCTAAAACTCTTAAATTTCCAACATATTATGGTGGTCATCACGAAGGCGGATCGTGCGGAAGAAAATCAAATTCAACAACTGATTGAAAAAGTTAAACAAACTTACGCTTTCCTAGCACAAAGTCCATTTTTTATTACCTCTGCCACCACATTACAGGGCATTGAGAGTTTAAAACAACATCTTATCGATTTAAACCAACATTCACAGGCTGAAAACAAACCGTTCCGTTATGCGATTGACCGTGTATTTAACATTAAAGGGGCAGGGTTAGTTGTTACCGGCACAGCGGTAAGCGGTAAAGTCAAAATTGGCGATGAGATCTTTTTATCAAACGGACAGAAAGTCCGTATCAAAGGCATTCACGCACAAAATCACGAAGCTGAAATTGGTTTTGGTGGGCAACGCTTAGCCTTAAACATTGCCGGTGTTGAGAAAGAGCAGATTAAACGAGGCGATTGGCTTTGTGAACGACTGCCACAATACGCAAGCGAAAGAGTGACCGTAACCTTTACCGCTAACCAAATGGTTAAAGAAAATAGTGTGGTGCATTTATACCATTTTGCTTCACACATTACCGGTAAACTCAATCTGTTAAATCGCAAACAAGCGGTCAAAAATCAGCAATGTTTTGCAGAAATTATTTTAGACGAACCATTGCATATCGCCACCTCGGATAAACTGATTTTACGTAGCGGAGACGATAGCCAAACGCTAGGCGGCGCAACCGTTTTAGAAATTCATTCACCGAAACGTCACAAACGCACCGAACAACGCTTGGCTTTGGTAGAAAAATTGGCAAAAACGACCGCTTGCGAACATTTCCGCCAACGTGTCGAACTCTATTTACAACAGAAAGCCGTTCCTACGGATTTCTTATTATGGGCAGAACAATGTTTTCTGGAGGATGTTGCTCCTCTTGGTTTTCAGCTTTCCAGTAAATGGATTTTTACCGCAGCATTTAAACAACAAATACAACAACGTATTTTAGATAAAATGGCAGAATATCACGAAAATCATCAAGATCAGCTTGGACTGACTAAAGCTCGTCTCTATCGCATTGCTGCTTTAGAACAACCGGAGCCTTTAGTTTATCAATTTATTGATGAACTCGTTGAAGCCAAACAATTAACACAAACACGAGGTTGGTTACATTTACCCGAACATCGGATTGAGTTTAACCCTCAAGAGTTGCAAATTTGGCAACAAATTCGACCACTTTTTGAAGCGACAAATCAAGCACTTTGGGTGCGGGATATTGCTACCGAACTCTCGGTTGATGAAACGGAAATGCGTAATTTATTATACAAAGCAGGTAAACTGGGCTATCTCATTCCTATCGTGAAAGATCGCTTTTTATTAAGTGAGCAAATTACGGCTTTTGCCCATTTCATTCGTCAATTTATTGCAGAACACGGAGCGATTTCCGTTAATCAGCTCCGTGATGAAATTCAATATGGACGTAAATTAACCGTACAACTTATTGAATATTTCGACCGCAGCGGTTTCTTACGCCGCAAAGGGAATATTCACTTATTGCGTGATACTGAAAGCTTTAGCTAA